AGACATGTTCAATCTAAGGTGCGTTTTAAAAAAGCGTAAAAAGGCGCACGAAAGAAGAAAAGGGACGTTTCCACTGCGTTTCACTGGATTATCACGTTCGGCATCTACAGAGGAAGATGAGCCAAGATCCGTCGGCTGGAGGTAAAAGCTGCTGCCTGTTGGCCTGTGTTTGTTGGCTGCTCACGGACTTACAGTACATGCTCTCTGGGTCTTTCATGCTGGGTCTTATATGTGATTAATGTATTTATGCATGCAGCATCCGTGTCATGGTTGTTGATCGTTGTCTATTTCTCGAATGGCCTGAGCCTTCTGTAGTTCCCTGATTGATTCAGATACCACTGAGGTGGCCACTTCATAGATCCCAGAAAGGGACATGTCCTCAGTGTCCTAAATGGCAGCCACAGCCTCTCTTACTACCAGTAACACTCCAGCCTACTACTACAACACAGAATCAGTTCATGTAAGAGGCCCACACATCGGTCAGCACCTGAGTGTCCTTCTTCGCTATGGCAACATACCTGGTCCAGCTCCAGGTGTGATGTAGACAGTGTGATAGCTGTTGATGGGGACAGCCTGGTAGGAGTCATCGTACGGATCATAGGTGAACACCTGCAGTACGGGAAGAAAACACGAGAAGTTTTTAGTGATGGAGCAGAAATACTGGACACTGACTGAGGATGTACCCATCACGTTCCAGCAGGGAGCGTGGTTCACTCACCGGGTTTCTCCTGGTCTCTAGCAGAGTCAGTTTCCACGCTCTGAAAAAGAAACGAACAGGAATGAAGAACCGATGGGCAGCTGTGAAGgaaggcagagcagagagtgaaGGGAGAGTACCTACATAGATTCATCCTCGCTGTTGGCGCACATGTTGAGCGTCGAGCCATCTCTGAGCTGAACCACAACGAGATTGTCCCTGGGATTACTCTCTGGGGGAGTCACACCTACGGCAAAGTGAAGTTAATTACTCACAAGTTAGCACACTGTCATCACTCTCATTTCAGTCAAGTCTCTCAAACGTACATTTTCTTAGGGTTTGGTACTTTTGACGCCAACAGCTAACAAAAAGTGAGAAATTGAGAACTTGCAGGATCTTTCTGGGTAGATACTAAGACGGTTTATCGCCATTCTCATGAAAATACTTTTGACTTCTATTTAACTGGGTGGTTTGTCATCCTGGCATGTAGTCGTACGGTTATGGAACAGTGTTTGCACCATGGTCACGTCTGGTTTTACTGTGCTGTACCTCCACATTCCAGGCCAGACCGCACATCTACGCATGTCGTCTTGAGGCTGACGCGCTGCTCCAGCTCTCGTCTGCTGTCAGTCTTGTAGAAGCAAAGGCTCCCGTCGATCCAAAGGTCACACCAGTTCAACTTCCAGCGTTTCAGGACAGAAGCTAGAGAAGGGACACATGTCACAGCGTAACATTACTGTTTGTCTTTGAGGGGCCATAGGTTAAGCATCCTTTTACTCTAAGCTTGCATGTTATCACTGCACAttttagggtttttttgtttgtttgttttttcgtttgtgtgtatgcagtaTTTTTCCAGCAGAGACAGATACATCCCCATTGCCTGACCTTGGTAAGCCACTTAAAGACATGGCCAGGGACAATTAATGGGATTATAAATTACTAAGGTTAGAGTTTCATAACAGGTACACTTTCAACTCTCTGGAAAGTGCTTCACAGTACCGGTTAGAAATCCAACCATGTTAGTGCGTCGAATTCATATTGATTGATAAACTTCAGGTGAGGATTTTGTATAGAAAATCCTTATCCCACACAAACAGTTGCACATATTGGAAGTAAGCTGAAAAAGCAATTGGTATCAGCCCATAAGTAACCAGAGACAAAAAGTATATTTCAGTTATAAACCGTTCGTTTAAAGCCCCCAAATGTTTCATAATAGGTTTTTGCTTTCTTCGTGGTTGAGATTGTTGCATAACTGGAAGATCAAATAGTTGGTTCCTGCAGCATTTATCTTACATGtcaaaagaaaggaagaagaagagaacatAGTCATTCATCCAATGGCTCCTCAGAGATATGGTCTACAAAAAATAAAGTAGTAATGGCAGAGTTATACTGGGGTGTTGCTACTAACTAGTTCTCAGTTTTGATCCATATTGTTGTTACACACCGCCACAAGAAATCCTAGTTAATTAGGAGTTCATTATTGTTTTCTGTGATccagttaaaaagaaaatctttctGGAAACCTTTGTGTGTTGTACACAAGGtaatgttttggtttcagtgGCTTCTCAGGCTTTTGTATCGGTTCAGTTTAAACCTGTGGTTAATGATGATTTTCATGCTCAGTTAATATTTACTTCCAAAATTCTGTCAGTAAATGCAGCTCCTTGGTGATAGGGGTAAAAGCACTGACGATGAACCACAGTGTACCCGGTTCAAGCCTTGTCAGGAGCCTTAAGTTAATGATTTATTGATAGTGAAAATTGTAGCGAGCAGtagtttaaataaataagaatattAATTTGTAATCCTCATAACATTCAAAGCTACAATTCCCCCCTTGATAGCTGTttaaaaaaggaataaatagaaaaacaagaaacaaacaatcCTGTGTCTACTCACTTTGTCTCCACAGCCAGCCTGACTTCAGGAGCGCCATTTTTAGCTGTTGTCTCaggtatgatgatgatgatgaggatgatgatgatccaGTAGAAGAAAAGGACAAATTTTAGATTTTGGGGTTTACGGGTCCAAATGATCCCCCGGATCTGGTTTTGGACTCTTCTGCCTCTGTTTATATTTCCTCTGTCAAACGGACAGTGAGGCACTGGTAGATTAGTCTGGCTCTGGCCAGGACAGGGGCTGACTCACAGGATCATTCTGGATTAGGAGAGCGTTTGGCCACGCCCCTTCATCCCGTCTCATCCTCCTCGTACTTTctggactgattttttttcttcctgaccCCTCACATCATGAGCTATACCATGTTTATCTTTCTGAATACTCTTACTCGATGCTCCTAAACCAAACTTGTGTGAGCCCTATCTTATTAATTTCACACGCACATCTCTAGCATGTTTTCACAAGTTAATCCCAGCACTGAAATAACAACGCGAGGATTAGCCTAATTGTAGCAGAGTCCCCAGGTCAGTTATGAGAGTCTTCCCAGGATTTCTGCAGGGCTGCGTGCCTGTGAGACACTGATGACATCATTTCCTTTTATAGCTCATATAGAAAACACTGGACTCTTCTGTGTCAGCTGAGTCCCTTGATTATGTATACACTTCTTAATTGGGAACCAGACTGTGTGGTCAAACTAGTCTGAGGTGATCACACACTTTGTTGACCTGTGATAAACTCTGAAACATGTCAGACACTTTGCTTAAAACCCTGCTCTCTCATAACTTCTGAAGCCAGGCAGTATAAAGGCAGTGGAGCGGCAAAGGTATTAGACAAGTATACCAGCTTTGCCACCTACTGTGTTTCTGTAAAGAGTGAAGGCAGTGGAGGTGCTGACAAGACCTTTTTCCAGTTATATAACCTTATCAGCATTTTCTGTCCAGAACTTGTTTTGAAACTTTTCCTGTACAAAGTAATAATGCGCAGGGTTTCATTACCAAAGTAAGAGGTAATGTTGATTCAACCTGTCACTGTCGgtttgtgaagaaaaaagaacagatagATCCATGCACAGATGAAATGTGAAGATGAAGAGATGCAGAAGCATGAGCTGTTGACGCCTTTTGCCTCAGCTGTCCTGTGGACACATAATGGGCAGTAGCTTGGCTCTGTTCATCGTTTATAAAGGAGGGCCTTTAATCTTTGACAGAGCTGTGGCTGCTTTCATAGAAGAAAATGTGGAAGACTTTTTCTGCCACCTGTTGTAGCAGCCCCCTGCAGATGTCTTTAGCTGCAGGTCAAACAGAATCTGGTGTTAGCTAGGCAGTTCACCACAGGGGAAGATGCATGTGACGTTGCTTTGTTTGAAGAGGTTTTCGGCACTTGTTGaccagcttctgtgtgtgtgctaaatGGCTGAAGATTGTAACACCACAATATCTATCCTAATACATGTATTTATGTTGTACAGCATTTGGCAATAGCAATATTTACACTTATTGACTAATTCTGTCCAAAtaagaggaacaaaaacaataacaatcaaAGCAAATTTGAAGCAAAGTGGCTTCTTAAAGCAACTCTCCTGACTgttacaaaaatgttttgtggtTAATAAACTGCTTGGTTTTGATTAGGTAGAGATTATATGGTCTTGGTTAAATGTAACATCCATTCATTCAATGTGtcaaactaaagaaaaatgaGAGGGACACTGTTTTGTCATctacttttttactttactgGTTGAGTGGTTGAGATACAGGGAAGCATCATTTGAGCTATGGGTGGTGCTGTAGCTGCTCCAGGATGTGACGCTGCATCTTCCTCTTGATGTTCAGATATTTTCCCCAAAAAACTATATTTGAAAATCCAGTGTCTCTTAACTGTGTAAATGAGTTTTGACGCAGCTAACTATCCAGAAAAAGTAACATTTCTTAAAACAGATGGAAATATAATGGAGTCTGGTGAAGCATAAACCCTTCAGgacatcaaaaaatgtcattgtcaaTCATAAATAGAGACACATAACCGCTGAGAGTGGCTGCTTCCTTTCACTCAAACTGAGTGTGCGTACATTGCTTACTTTTGGACAGCTCACCGTTGATTGGGAGTCTGTTGCAGAGGAACCTCAGGGTATAAAATGATTTGTGTCCATCCAGCATCCCATACAGCACCACTCCCGGCTGCCACACCGTGGTGGGATGGGCCACTCTGGATTGGCACATTCAAGAATACAGAGTGAAAAAGGAGGACGAGGGGC
This genomic stretch from Toxotes jaculatrix isolate fToxJac2 chromosome 12, fToxJac2.pri, whole genome shotgun sequence harbors:
- the plekhb1 gene encoding si:ch211-176g13.7, translating into MALLKSGWLWRQTSVLKRWKLNWCDLWIDGSLCFYKTDSRRELEQRVSLKTTCVDVRSGLECGGVTPPESNPRDNLVVVQLRDGSTLNMCANSEDESIAWKLTLLETRRNPVFTYDPYDDSYQAVPINSYHTVYITPGAGPGTHQVVVQRDPFDEVAEHLALGLLAGMAAGAAMRSFLWMPLFFC